From one Mobula birostris isolate sMobBir1 chromosome 18, sMobBir1.hap1, whole genome shotgun sequence genomic stretch:
- the samd8 gene encoding sphingomyelin synthase-related protein 1 isoform X2, producing the protein MVNMSSRDLIGRKITSGDLQKTITSFSQESHKISLRSILLRRMCSLMGTVFLLRCVTMFVTSLSVPGHHLQCSGKLYGDMWAKFQRALAIWSGFGMTLTGVHTCGDYMFSGHTVVLTMLNFFVTEYTPRSWNFLHTLSWVMNLFGIFFILAAHEHYSIDVFIAFYITTRLFLYYHTLANTRAYQHSRRARIWFPMFSFFECNVNGPVPNEYSWPLSKPRLLKRLIG; encoded by the exons atggtgaacatgtcatcacgtgacctaatcggcaggaaaattacatcaggtgacctccaaaagaccattacatcattctcacaagaaagtcacaagatctccttgag GTCTATCCTGCTTCGTCGCATGTGTAGCCTGATGGGAACAGTGTTCTTATTACGCTGCGTTACTATGTTTGTTACCTCGCTCTCTGTGCCTGGCCACCACCTACAGTGTTCTGGAAAA TTGTATGGAGACATGTGGGCCAAATTTCAAAGGGCACTCGCAATTTGGAGTGGTTTTGGAATGACACTAACAGGCGTGCATACTTGTGGAGACTACATGTTCAGTGGCCATACGGTTGTCCTCACCATGCTCAACTTCTTTGTCACAGAGT ATACACCAAGAAGCTGGAACTTTTTGCATACCTTGTCCTGGGTAATGAACCTATTTGGAATCTTCTTCATCCTGGCTGCACATGAACATTACTCAATCGATGTCTTCATCGCATTTTATATTACCACAAGACTGTTTTTGTATTACCACACATTAGCCAACACTCGAGCATATCAACACAGCCGAAGAGCACGGATTTGGTTTCCGATGTTTTCATTCTTTGAATGTAATGTCAATGGTCCTGTACCAAATGAATATAGTTGGCCTCTTTCTAAACCAAGATTATTGAAAAGATTAATTGGATAA